From Antedon mediterranea chromosome 9, ecAntMedi1.1, whole genome shotgun sequence, a single genomic window includes:
- the LOC140058804 gene encoding leucine-rich repeat and guanylate kinase domain-containing protein-like, which yields MADTVVELSMKSELSYSNLNPSFHETNVLSFGNEYCEDSKSSLTDQSYEEGQRKRAVPFGHSTGSDDDDVVELSPNGILDVETIAFGLSNLGCSSDGAQLVYLHLTLPGYNLVDISKLETFVNVQKVEIPYNKISDLSVLSQMPYLIELDASHNEITTMLDFEPPHNLQEVDLSYNQIEEMENLSSHHALTKLVIDNNQINRIDGLSSCVRLSHLSLAHNNISKLENLNGLSLKYLNLRGNQLTVIENIERLKWLQNINFSGNQISSLKGLEGHELLEVIDLEDNNIPYISEIKFIEDLNLLRVLNLMRNPIQSIADYRLSLLFKLPQVTELDRRRAEADEKVAAINLFSPPADIIAAHDHRKCMVYSFLKPAKILASTLPTKDQPYPMLIIVGPVGSGKRELSQKLVEEFPEYFGYGVPHSTRAPQNGELESCDYKFVTMDQFTKNIKQGNFVLTYQESGHSFGLTIDSIESVAQEGLACVTHMELEGVLSMKLTYFEPRYVLLLPLDKEAHRKRLVERGGFSNLQIESVMHTNSLYQDMHDGKPGFFDITIDSTNLKDAYRQLRKLLLEYLGISNDFSEDFDSDSYIQEISDGSATTSETSNSRTQSRAQSGTKPGSTQNPESGMRTWSRNTSDGTHKLSPSVQSKMESSKSAVEKASYERRKSAAQATAACGSVPSPVEQLNRLPKSFPKDMDTNGLTKSDTLSQDYTKPGSPDSSEDDAGSVSNLSNLSEARGFSAEPSPLGSRASLHSDGTDHARSGSASYSPLNLIDHLTQNASPVPNGSRPGSGRSGYEDSRPHSGRPGSEKKPVLPPITDKSQPEY from the exons ATGGCGGATACGGTTGTAGAATTGTCAATGAAATCAGAACTTTCTTATAGTAATTTGAATCCGTCTTTTCATGAAACAAATGTATTATCATTTGGTAATGAATATTGTGAAGATTCAAAATCATCATTAACCGATCAGTCATATGAGGAAGGCCAGAGAAAGCGGGCTGTTCCGTTTGGTCATTCAACGGGGTCAGACGATGACGACGTGGTGGAG ctttcTCCAAATGGAATCTTGGATGTAGAAACTATAGCTTTTGGGTTGTCCAATCTTGGCTGTTCATCAGATGGGGCACAGCTTGTTTACCTACATTTAACTTTACCT GGTTATAACTTGGTTGATATCTCAAAGCTGGAAACGTTTGTAAATGTCCAAAAAGTGGAGATCCCATACAACAAAATATCTG ATTTGAGTGTTCTTTCCCAAATGCCATACCTGATTGAACTTGATGCTTCTCATAATGAAATTACAACAATGTTAGACTTCGAACCACCACACAATCTTCAG GAAGTCGATCTGTCCTATAATCAAATTGAAGAAATGGAAAATTTATCTTCCCATCATGCACTTACCAAGTTGGTCATAGACA ataatcaaataaatagGATTGATGGTTTATCGAGTTGTGTGCGTCTGAGCCATTTAAGTCTTGCTCACAACAATATTAGCAAACTTGAAAACTTGAATGGATTGTCATTGAAATATCTTAACTTG cgGGGAAATCAGTTGACTGTGATTGAGAACATAGAGCGTTTAAAATGGCTTCAGAACATCAACTTTTCTGGTAATCAAATATCCAGCTTAAAAGGCCTCGAAGGTCATGAACTTTTAGAGGTCATCGACCTTGAAGACAACAAC ATACCGTACATCAGTGAAATAAAATTCATTGAGGATCTAAATCTGTTGCGTGTACTGAATTTGATGAGGAACCCGATTCAGAGTATAGCAGACTACCGTTTGTCGTTGTTATTTAAACTACCACAAGTTACAGAGTTGGATAGAAGGCGGGCTGAAGCTGATGAAAAG GTTGCAGCAATCAACTTGTTCAGTCCACCAGCTGACATCATAGCTGCCCACGATCATCGTAAATGTATGGTGTACTCGTTTTTAAAACCTGCTAAAATTTTAGCTAGCACGTTACCGACAAAGGACCAGCCCTACCCTATGCTGATCATTGTGGGTCCCGTAGGATCTGGAAAACGAGAACTGTCTCAGAAGTTGGTGGAAGAGTTTCCGGAATATTTTGGTTATGG AGTTCCACATTCAACTCGTGCACCACAGAATGGTGAGCTTGAAAGCTGCGACTACAAGTTTGTTACAATGGATCAGttcacaaaaaatattaaacag GGGAACTTTGTACTAACTTATCAGGAATCTGGACACAGCTTTGGACTGACAATTGATTCTATCGAAAGTGTCGCTCAAGAAGGTCTGGCCTGTGTCACACATATGGAGTTAGAG GGAGTTTTGTCAATGAAACTGACGTACTTTGAACCACGCTATGTCCTTCTACTACCCTTGGACAAGGAAGCTCACAGGAAAAGACTAGTTGAGCGAGGAGGTTTCAGCAACTTACAGATAGAGTCGGTGATGCATACAAATTCATTGTACCAGGATATGCATGATGGGAAGCCTGGATTCTTTGACATTACAATTGATAGTA CCAATTTGAAAGATGCATATCGTCAGTTAAGAAAACTTCTGTTGGAATATCTTGGAATTTCCAATGATTTCAGCGAGGATTTTGACAGCGATAGCTATATTCAGGAAATTTCCGATGGCTCTGCTACAACATCTGAAACATCAAATTCAAG AACACAATCCCGAGCGCAATCTGGCACCAAACCGGGCAGCACTCAAAACCCTGAATCAGGAATGCGCACATGGTCTCGTAATACATCAGATGGAACTCATAAACTCTCTCCAAGCGTCCAATCAAAAATGGAATCTTCCAAAAGTGCAGTG GAAAAAGCATCATACGAACGCCGTAAAAGTGCTGCTCAGGCCACAGCAGCATGTGGATCTGTACCCAGTCCTGTTGAACAGCTTAATAG GCTTCCCAAATCATTTCCAAAAGACATGGACACAAACGGTCTCACAAAATCTGACACACTTTCACAGGACTACACAAAGCCTGGTAGTCCAGATTCCAGTGAGGATGATGCAGGCAGTGTGTCAAATCTTTCCAACCTCTCCGAGGCTAGAGGGTTCTCTGCAGAGCCTTCACCACTAGGTTCCAGAGCATCTCTACACTCTGATGGCACAGACCATGCTAGATCTGGAAGCGCAAGTTACTCGCC
- the LOC140058687 gene encoding uncharacterized protein, whose translation MEVCRTEVRGMDLDTESILDALNDFERKPTSIVPPVLENLLLWIAKTGDTLYPWKKLKPLFICKLEIVIQEYVKNKKEDVPIAPNVENVDFDDMRQRLVKTINTFVYAPFTIQRLCELITDPKRYYKRSDKFMRGIEKNIMVVSTVTPNGKRLLKHTDLEQAEPVMNGIDNDHNHHLHSNNTAAEQINNGDSESKTNSNSITVSEPVVQTEEHSNVETAVDSTTTEQSTSIEKPEDTNNTNEQTSQSQEKLTTDAENEKVETSEESTITCEPKICGSKPSLDPTDTRSDNDSNATSQSEQSSQSEAPIQSEESNQTVESNQPETSLETTTSELTKDILGNEMDQS comes from the exons ATGGAAGTGTGTAGAACAGAAGTTCGCGGAATGGATTTGGACACTGAAAGCATTTTAGATGCTTTGAATG ATTTCGAACGTAAACCGACCTCAATCGTACCCCCTGTGTTGGAGAATCTCCTGTTGTGGATTGCGAAAACGGGTGACACTTT gtatCCATGGAAGAAACTAAAGCCTTTATTCATTTGTAAGTTGGAGATTGTAATCCAAGAGTAtgtaaaaaataagaaagagGACGTGCCTATAGCGCCAAATGTTGAGAACGTAGACTTTGATGATATGCGTCAACGACTTGTAAAAACTATCAACACCTTTGTCTA CGCACCATTTACAATCCAGCGACTGTGCGAGTTGATAACTGACCCCAAAAGATACTACAAGCGCAGTGATAAGTTTATGAGAGGAATTGAGAAG AATATAATGGTTGTTAGCACGGTGACGCCCAATGGAAAACGACTATTAAAACACACAGATTTAGAACAAGCAGAACCTGTGATGAATGGCATTGACAATGACCACAACCACCATCTTCACTCAAACAACACAGCTGCTGAACAAATAAACAACGGAGATAGCGAATCAAAAACGAATTCAAATAGTATAACTGTTTCGGAGCCTGTTGTGCAAACCGAAGAGCATAGCAACGTTGAAACTGCTGTAGATAGTACCACTACTGAACAAAGCACGTCTATAGAAAAGCCTGAGGATACGAATAATACAAATGAACAGACTTCACAAT ctcAAGAAAAACTAACTACTGATGCTGAAAATGAAAAAGTTGAAACTAGTGAGGAATCGACAATAACATGTGAACCGAAAATATGTGGATCAAAGCCGTCTTTAGACCCTACTGATACGCGTTCTGACAATGATTCTAACGCTACAAGTCAATCTGAGCAATCCAGCCAATCAGAAGCCCCAATACAATCAGAAGAATCTAACCAAACAGTAGAGTCCAACCAACCAGAAACCTCATTAGAAACAACTACGTCTGAATTGACCAAAGACATATTAGGCAATGAAATGGACCAGAGCTGA